A window from Thermomonas aquatica encodes these proteins:
- a CDS encoding polysaccharide biosynthesis/export family protein: MTTAKAGALPAPDTTAASGAYEGATDYRIGAQDLLEISIFGVQELNKEVRVNSNGQVSLPLIGGMMAGGKTIPEFEAELAKKYSEGFLQNPQVSVFVKEFTSQRITLEGAVAKPGIYPITGRTSLLQAIALAGGVDDKLADLGGIVLMRKVAGKRQAAVYDLREVRRGNIEDPQLYGDDIIVVEQSGSKTAFRRFIESMPILGVFRWF, from the coding sequence ATGACTACCGCCAAGGCGGGTGCGTTGCCTGCACCGGATACTACCGCGGCATCTGGCGCCTACGAAGGCGCCACCGATTACCGGATCGGCGCGCAGGACCTGCTGGAAATCAGCATATTCGGCGTGCAGGAGCTGAACAAGGAGGTCCGGGTCAACTCCAACGGCCAGGTTTCACTGCCGTTGATCGGCGGCATGATGGCGGGCGGCAAGACCATCCCCGAGTTCGAGGCTGAACTGGCGAAGAAGTATTCCGAGGGATTCCTGCAGAACCCGCAGGTCAGCGTGTTCGTGAAAGAGTTCACCAGCCAGCGCATTACCCTCGAAGGCGCGGTCGCCAAGCCCGGCATCTATCCGATCACCGGGCGCACGTCATTGTTGCAGGCCATTGCGCTGGCCGGTGGCGTGGACGACAAGCTGGCGGACCTGGGCGGCATCGTCCTGATGCGGAAAGTGGCTGGCAAGCGTCAGGCTGCCGTATACGACTTGCGCGAGGTGCGCAGGGGCAATATCGAGGATCCGCAACTCTACGGCGACGACATCATCGTGGTTGAGCAGTCCGGCTCGAAGACCGCGTTCCGCCGATTCATCGAGTCCATGCCGATACTCGGCGTGTTCCGCTGGTTCTGA
- a CDS encoding tetratricopeptide repeat protein, producing MKPILRFLVIFAILPFILIAGWRIVGQMQSERYADTEPERALRWRPNHPQALLVLAERQLTQGDFAAARDSARRLLVHEPLQGVAFRVLAAAADRQGRRAEAFRLYLIAERRAPRDLPTRAWLTQRYLEQGDFVRALAQIDRILRMSPQRAESLHPVLVQLAQDPEFADALAAVLRQDPPWRRGILAALRDPKSGNPSAAGRVMQALQNRGGLSAEEYAAWLDGLIAQGRWGEAYARWAGRVPKPGGRLPLVYNGDFAQVPSGAGFDWRLRRVAGVLLQFESDAGAGEGRWPTCISWIAACRTPGWNSRCCFRRAIIG from the coding sequence ATGAAACCGATTCTGCGCTTCCTGGTGATATTTGCCATCCTCCCCTTCATCCTGATCGCCGGTTGGCGCATCGTCGGGCAGATGCAGTCGGAGCGCTATGCGGACACCGAACCGGAACGCGCCCTGCGCTGGCGGCCGAATCATCCGCAGGCGCTGCTGGTGTTGGCGGAACGCCAGCTCACCCAGGGCGATTTCGCCGCGGCGCGGGACAGTGCCCGCCGACTGCTGGTTCACGAACCCCTGCAGGGCGTCGCCTTCCGCGTGTTGGCCGCGGCGGCGGATCGCCAGGGGCGGCGTGCCGAAGCCTTCCGCTTGTACCTCATTGCCGAACGCCGGGCGCCGCGGGACCTGCCGACCCGCGCCTGGCTGACGCAGCGTTATTTGGAGCAGGGCGATTTCGTGCGGGCGCTGGCGCAGATCGACCGCATCCTGCGGATGTCCCCGCAACGCGCGGAGAGTCTGCATCCTGTGCTGGTGCAGCTTGCGCAGGATCCGGAATTCGCGGATGCGCTTGCCGCTGTCCTGCGCCAGGATCCGCCATGGCGTCGGGGCATTCTTGCCGCATTGCGCGACCCCAAGAGCGGGAATCCGTCGGCTGCCGGGCGGGTGATGCAGGCCTTGCAGAACCGGGGTGGGTTGAGTGCGGAGGAATATGCGGCCTGGCTGGACGGGTTGATCGCCCAAGGGCGCTGGGGCGAAGCCTACGCGCGCTGGGCGGGGCGGGTGCCGAAGCCCGGCGGACGCCTGCCGCTGGTCTACAACGGCGACTTCGCGCAGGTACCGTCCGGCGCCGGCTTCGATTGGCGGCTGCGCCGCGTCGCAGGCGTGCTGCTGCAGTTCGAGTCAGACGCGGGGGCGGGGGAGGGCAGATGGCCTACCTGCATTTCCTGGATCGCCGCGTGCCGAACGCCGGGCTGGAACAGCCGTTGCTGCTTTCGCCGGGCAATTATCGGCTGA
- a CDS encoding J domain-containing protein codes for MALLRAPGERHALRQKPLPLGMDRLLGVAAGAMPDALAEAARDSGETEARVQEAAQFYAREVLLHAQADAYRVLGVEADADAEQIKAHYRLLQHWLHPDRMRDEDDAIFAARVNIAWNRLRSRERRKAYDEAFRQDDAPETFDAGSALRSVPAWAPEAEIPHSRWRQRLPVLVLTVSSILLVMLILRDMDGRPDTWQDAEHEKSVGTAAGDGLGISVPRRDEGRLPESGPRKLAERVRNAIRHAIADPELHDATVATVLHAPEAVPQARLHSREMAGQAIRIIQAPVSLSANDEVQAQIAAPVIADAVAVAHRGAPASINEQAQPVPTSRPAAEAPTLPDAARVRQAWATGDQLLRYMAAVGRPPPAIWNSPVIQSSANRMRQDLHDTGRVRLSAGQWQIGNENAVLTSAYAVRGENASVGRLTADMIWREDRWLVIGLSMERTQ; via the coding sequence TTGGCGCTGTTGCGTGCGCCGGGGGAACGCCATGCATTGCGGCAGAAACCGCTTCCGCTAGGTATGGATCGTCTGTTGGGCGTTGCCGCCGGCGCCATGCCCGATGCGCTTGCCGAGGCCGCGCGCGATTCGGGCGAAACGGAAGCGCGGGTGCAGGAAGCCGCGCAGTTCTATGCTCGCGAAGTGCTGTTGCATGCACAAGCCGATGCCTACCGCGTGCTTGGCGTGGAAGCCGACGCGGATGCCGAGCAGATCAAGGCCCACTACCGCCTGTTGCAGCACTGGCTGCATCCGGACCGCATGCGCGACGAGGACGATGCAATCTTTGCCGCGCGCGTGAACATCGCCTGGAACCGGCTGCGCAGCCGGGAACGGCGCAAGGCTTATGACGAGGCATTCCGGCAGGACGATGCGCCGGAAACGTTCGACGCCGGCAGCGCGCTGCGTAGCGTGCCTGCCTGGGCGCCGGAGGCCGAGATCCCGCACAGCCGTTGGCGGCAGCGCCTGCCCGTGCTGGTGTTGACGGTATCCTCCATCTTGCTGGTGATGCTGATCCTGCGCGACATGGATGGCAGGCCAGATACGTGGCAGGACGCGGAGCATGAGAAGTCGGTCGGGACGGCGGCTGGGGACGGACTGGGGATTTCGGTGCCTCGGCGCGACGAGGGACGGCTTCCGGAATCCGGGCCGCGCAAACTTGCCGAGCGGGTTCGCAATGCGATCAGGCATGCGATCGCGGATCCCGAGCTGCATGACGCTACCGTGGCCACTGTCTTGCATGCTCCCGAAGCCGTGCCGCAAGCGCGACTGCACAGTCGCGAAATGGCCGGACAGGCGATCCGGATTATTCAAGCCCCAGTTTCATTGTCTGCGAACGACGAGGTACAGGCACAGATCGCTGCGCCCGTGATTGCCGATGCCGTGGCGGTCGCGCACCGCGGCGCTCCGGCGTCGATCAACGAGCAGGCCCAGCCGGTGCCAACCAGCCGGCCAGCAGCGGAGGCGCCGACATTGCCGGATGCTGCGCGCGTCCGGCAGGCATGGGCCACCGGCGACCAGTTGCTGCGTTACATGGCCGCGGTCGGCAGGCCGCCACCCGCGATCTGGAACAGCCCGGTCATCCAATCCAGCGCGAACCGCATGCGGCAAGACCTGCACGATACCGGGCGGGTGCGTCTGTCAGCCGGGCAATGGCAGATCGGCAACGAGAATGCCGTGCTGACGTCGGCCTACGCGGTGCGTGGCGAAAACGCCAGTGTCGGTCGTCTGACCGCCGACATGATCTGGCGGGAAGATCGCTGGCTGGTGATCGGTCTGAGCATGGAGCGCACTCAATGA
- the cysN gene encoding sulfate adenylyltransferase subunit CysN, with protein MAAHDADAQVAAYLQQHETKGLLRFITCGSVDDGKSTLIGRLLHDTKLLLDDQVAALEADSRKHGTQNGELDFALLVDGLAAEREQGITIDVAYRFFGTERRKFIVADCPGHEQYTRNMATGASTADLAVVLVDARKGLLTQTHRHSYIVSLLGIRHVVLAVNKMDLVGYDQSVFDAIVAGYRELAAQLGIPQVQAIPLSALKGDNMIAASTAMPWYAGPSLLEHLESVRVEPASAAAFRLPVQWVNRPHQDFRGFAGTIVGGRVAVGDEVAVLPSGRRSTVARIVTMDGDLAGAGDGQAVTLVLADEVDASRGDVIAAAIDPPEVADQFAAHLLWMGDERLLPGRPYLFKLGARTVGASVTEIKHKIDVNTQERLAAKHLELNEVAYCNLHLDQSVAFEPYARNRALGGFILIDRQTNATVAAGTLDFALRRAGNIHWQHMDVDKQARARIKHQKPRCLWFTGLSGAGKSTIANLVEKKLLAMGQHTYLLDGDNVRHGLNKDLGFTDEDRVENIRRVAEVAKLMTDAGLIVLVSFISPFRAEREMARSLFGEGEFLEVFVDTPLAEAERRDVKGLYAKARRGELRNFTGIDSPYEIPEVPELHLNAGDADPATLAERVIAALEL; from the coding sequence ATGGCCGCGCACGACGCCGACGCGCAGGTCGCCGCCTACCTGCAACAGCACGAGACCAAGGGCCTGCTGCGCTTCATCACCTGCGGCAGCGTCGACGACGGCAAGAGCACCCTGATCGGGCGCCTGCTGCACGACACGAAACTCTTGCTCGACGACCAGGTGGCCGCGCTGGAAGCGGACAGCCGCAAGCACGGCACCCAGAACGGCGAGCTCGACTTCGCCCTGCTGGTCGATGGCCTGGCCGCCGAGCGCGAGCAGGGCATCACCATCGATGTCGCCTACCGCTTCTTCGGCACCGAGCGGCGCAAGTTCATCGTCGCCGACTGCCCCGGCCACGAGCAGTACACCCGCAACATGGCCACCGGCGCATCGACCGCCGACCTCGCGGTGGTGCTGGTCGATGCGCGCAAGGGCCTGCTGACGCAGACCCATCGGCACAGCTACATCGTCTCGCTGCTCGGCATCAGGCACGTGGTGCTGGCGGTGAACAAGATGGACCTGGTGGGTTACGACCAATCCGTGTTCGATGCCATCGTCGCCGGTTATCGCGAACTCGCGGCGCAGCTGGGCATCCCGCAGGTGCAGGCGATCCCGCTGTCGGCGCTGAAGGGCGACAACATGATCGCGGCCTCGACGGCGATGCCTTGGTACGCGGGGCCGTCGCTGCTGGAACACCTGGAAAGCGTGCGCGTCGAGCCGGCATCCGCCGCCGCCTTCCGCCTGCCGGTGCAGTGGGTCAACCGGCCCCACCAGGATTTCCGCGGGTTCGCCGGCACCATCGTCGGCGGCCGGGTGGCGGTGGGCGACGAGGTCGCGGTGCTGCCGTCGGGGCGGCGTTCGACCGTGGCGCGCATCGTCACCATGGATGGCGACCTCGCCGGCGCCGGCGACGGGCAGGCGGTCACCCTGGTCCTGGCGGACGAAGTCGATGCCAGCCGCGGCGACGTGATCGCCGCAGCGATCGACCCGCCGGAAGTGGCCGACCAGTTCGCCGCGCACCTGCTGTGGATGGGCGACGAGCGCCTGCTGCCGGGCCGTCCCTACCTGTTCAAGCTGGGCGCGCGCACGGTCGGCGCCTCGGTCACCGAGATCAAGCACAAGATCGACGTCAACACGCAGGAACGCCTGGCCGCCAAGCACCTCGAACTCAACGAGGTCGCCTACTGCAACCTGCACCTCGACCAGTCGGTCGCGTTCGAGCCCTACGCGCGCAACCGGGCGCTCGGCGGCTTCATCCTGATCGATCGCCAGACCAATGCCACGGTCGCGGCCGGCACCCTGGACTTCGCCCTGCGCCGCGCCGGCAACATCCACTGGCAGCACATGGACGTGGACAAGCAGGCGCGTGCCCGGATCAAGCACCAGAAGCCGCGCTGCCTGTGGTTCACCGGCCTGTCCGGCGCCGGCAAGTCGACCATCGCCAACCTGGTCGAGAAGAAGCTGCTGGCGATGGGCCAGCACACCTACCTGCTGGACGGCGACAACGTCCGCCACGGCCTGAACAAGGACCTGGGCTTCACTGACGAGGATCGCGTGGAAAACATCCGCCGGGTGGCGGAGGTGGCGAAGTTGATGACCGATGCCGGCCTGATCGTGCTGGTCAGCTTCATCAGCCCGTTCCGCGCCGAGCGCGAGATGGCGCGTTCGCTGTTCGGCGAGGGCGAGTTCCTGGAGGTGTTCGTCGACACCCCGCTGGCCGAGGCCGAGCGGCGCGACGTCAAGGGACTGTATGCCAAGGCGCGCCGCGGCGAATTGCGCAATTTCACCGGGATCGACTCGCCCTACGAAATCCCGGAGGTGCCGGAACTGCACCTGAATGCCGGCGATGCGGATCCGGCCACGCTCGCGGAACGGGTGATCGCGGCGCTGGAGCTGTAG
- a CDS encoding GumC family protein: MTQDQFPVDAPGDGGNLPARHDPRARQQLSQMRSAATSLALDIQEELRDDEIDLLAYWHILVKRRWMVLSILAGVVALALLITLLTTPVYRASVLLELQKEGTQVVQVGGVQPGDFGGGWDPEFLQTQYRLIQSQSLAERVANELDLDRTTLGDLNQSGWFSRMLALLQPQSKQQAKKRGAADARQDAQQELMAAAGIVRRGLNVEPVRDSRLVRINYDSTIPGFSVRVANAVAEGFIAAGLERRFGATSYAKTYLEDQLRLTKAKLEDSERKLVVFAQKENLVNTGENGQSLATQNLTDLNAQLATAQGQRIRAEARWRQASGGGAMPSDMMAVSSVPSLRQQRGTLLAQYQEKLGRFKPDYPDMVALKGQIDEIDRQIGAELGSVRASVKAEYDAAAKQEGMLKGQIAALRGQALDVDGRSIQYNILKREADTNRQLYDSLLQRYKEVGVAGDVRANNVSIIDRAQIAWRVKPNLFTNLALGVLLGGLLGVLVALLLEFLDDTLKTPVDVEQKLKLAVLGVIPKLGAKDSMAAAAGNPQSSFSEAYRSVRTALQFSTDRGVPKTLLITSSGPGEGKSTTALALARNFAQLGKRVLLIEADLRNPSLHRTLGLRGHGVGLSNLLAGACTLNEATLDTDEQGLKVILAGPLPPNPAELLSGTKLVSALTVVAERYDQVILDGPPVLGLADAPILANSVDGTLLMVNSAKTKINAARAALKRLLAARARIVGALLAKYDVRSAGYSYGYGYHYHYESYYAYGGDRKLTKS; this comes from the coding sequence ATGACCCAAGACCAATTTCCGGTTGACGCGCCGGGCGATGGCGGCAACCTGCCGGCACGCCACGATCCGCGCGCGCGCCAGCAGCTCTCGCAGATGCGCTCCGCTGCCACCTCGCTTGCGCTGGACATCCAGGAAGAATTGCGCGACGACGAGATCGATCTGCTTGCGTACTGGCACATCTTGGTCAAACGTCGCTGGATGGTGTTGAGCATCCTCGCCGGGGTGGTGGCTCTGGCGCTGTTGATCACGTTGCTGACCACGCCCGTTTACCGGGCCAGCGTATTGCTGGAATTGCAGAAGGAAGGCACGCAAGTCGTACAGGTAGGGGGCGTTCAGCCTGGCGATTTTGGCGGAGGCTGGGATCCGGAGTTCCTGCAAACGCAATACAGGCTCATCCAGAGCCAATCGTTGGCCGAGCGTGTGGCGAATGAACTCGACTTGGATCGGACGACTCTGGGTGATCTGAATCAATCGGGCTGGTTCAGTCGCATGTTGGCGCTGTTGCAGCCGCAGTCGAAGCAGCAGGCGAAGAAGCGCGGGGCGGCCGATGCGCGGCAGGACGCGCAGCAAGAGCTGATGGCTGCGGCCGGCATTGTCCGTCGGGGGCTGAACGTGGAACCCGTGCGCGATTCGCGGTTGGTGCGCATCAACTACGACAGCACGATCCCCGGATTCTCGGTGCGGGTTGCGAACGCGGTGGCCGAGGGCTTCATTGCCGCCGGCCTCGAACGCAGATTCGGGGCGACTTCGTATGCGAAGACCTACCTGGAGGATCAGCTCAGATTGACCAAGGCGAAGCTCGAGGATTCCGAACGCAAGCTAGTCGTCTTCGCGCAGAAGGAAAACTTGGTCAATACCGGGGAAAACGGGCAGTCGCTGGCCACCCAGAACTTGACCGACCTCAATGCGCAACTAGCCACGGCGCAGGGCCAGCGCATCCGCGCCGAAGCGCGCTGGCGGCAGGCCTCCGGCGGCGGCGCGATGCCGTCCGACATGATGGCCGTGTCCAGTGTGCCGTCATTGCGCCAGCAGCGCGGCACATTGCTGGCGCAGTACCAGGAGAAGCTGGGCAGGTTCAAGCCGGATTACCCGGACATGGTGGCGCTGAAGGGCCAGATCGACGAGATTGATCGCCAGATCGGCGCCGAATTGGGCAGCGTGCGCGCTTCGGTTAAGGCGGAATACGATGCAGCCGCCAAGCAGGAAGGCATGCTCAAGGGGCAGATCGCAGCCTTGCGCGGGCAGGCGCTCGATGTCGATGGCCGCAGCATCCAGTACAACATCCTGAAGCGCGAAGCCGACACGAACCGCCAGCTCTACGACAGCTTATTGCAGCGCTACAAGGAAGTGGGCGTGGCGGGCGACGTGCGCGCCAACAACGTGTCCATCATCGATCGCGCGCAAATCGCATGGCGGGTCAAGCCCAACCTGTTCACCAACCTTGCCCTCGGCGTATTGCTCGGCGGTTTGCTCGGCGTGTTGGTCGCGTTGCTGCTCGAGTTCCTGGACGACACCCTGAAGACGCCGGTGGACGTCGAACAGAAGCTCAAGCTGGCGGTGCTGGGCGTCATCCCGAAGCTGGGCGCGAAGGACAGTATGGCGGCGGCGGCGGGGAATCCGCAGTCGTCCTTCTCGGAGGCGTATCGTTCCGTGCGCACGGCCTTGCAGTTCTCGACCGACCGCGGCGTGCCCAAGACCCTGCTGATCACCAGCAGCGGCCCGGGCGAAGGCAAATCGACCACGGCGCTGGCGCTGGCCCGCAACTTCGCGCAATTGGGCAAGCGCGTGCTGCTGATCGAGGCGGACCTGCGCAACCCGTCGCTGCATCGCACCTTGGGCCTGCGCGGGCATGGCGTCGGCTTGAGCAACCTGCTGGCGGGCGCCTGCACCCTCAACGAAGCCACTCTGGATACCGACGAGCAGGGCCTGAAGGTCATCCTGGCCGGCCCGCTGCCGCCGAATCCCGCCGAATTGCTGTCCGGCACCAAGCTGGTGTCCGCGCTGACCGTGGTGGCGGAACGCTACGACCAGGTCATCCTCGACGGCCCGCCGGTGCTGGGGCTTGCGGATGCGCCGATCTTGGCGAATTCGGTGGACGGCACTTTGTTGATGGTCAACAGCGCGAAAACCAAGATTAATGCCGCGCGCGCGGCGTTGAAGCGGTTGCTAGCGGCGCGAGCGCGCATCGTGGGCGCCTTGCTGGCCAAGTACGATGTCCGTAGCGCGGGCTACAGCTACGGCTACGGGTACCACTACCACTACGAGTCGTATTACGCCTACGGCGGCGACCGCAAATTGACCAAGAGCTGA